A stretch of DNA from Candidatus Stygibacter australis:
GCCGGAAAATAGCCTTTGGGCTGGATAGTGCAATCATATTCTATCACTATATCTTCTCCCGGTAGCAAAGGACTGGCAAGTTTATAGGAATATAGCCCATAATCAGTATCAACCACATTTGCCCGATATTCCCTGTCCATGGAAAAATAATTATAATCAAGGTCAGTATTCAGAATCACTATCAGAGAATCGATCGGCTGAGAAGTTTTGTTCCGTGCTGTCATCTTTCCCTGCACTTCTGCCCTGTTTGATCCTGGATATATATCTACCTGCACATACACATCAGTATAGCGAGGTTGAGCTATGTCATCATAATGCTGATATTTTTTCTCAAAATTTACCTGCTCCAGTTCCCCTGTTTTTGTCCGCTTAAATTCATTCAACACGTTCTCATTATAAAAGATATAGCTTCCCATACCAATAAATCCTACCAGAAATATTATTAAGGCAATTTTGTAATCTTTACCATATCTTTGCTGGCAGATCTGCCATCTTTTACGAAAGCTTGATTCCCTGCCCCGCGGATAAAATAATAAACCAACAACCAGAAAGATCGCTGCCAGAAATGCCCAGTATATTCTGAAACTTCCCCACCTGGCAAGCATATTACCAAAACCATTCATATCCGAATACATCCAGCTTCCACCTCTGCCATAACTGAATAAGGGATGCTCCAGACCAACTAAACTGAAATTACTGAATAAAAAATAACTGCCAATCGCCAGAGCATGTCCGGCAAATTTATTATTAGCCAGGATATGCACTAAAAATATCAATGCTGCCAACAGAGTAATACTTACCATACTCAAACCAAGATTTGCTGCATATAAACCAAGATTTATATCACTAAAACCCTTGAGCACCTGGTAGATGATACCTGCTATACTCGCCGCCAGGATCAGACAAAATTGCACCAAAAGCAGAGCAGTGAATTTAGAAAATAAATATACCCAGTTCGGAACCGGTTGACTATCCAGGATCCCATCCAGTTTATGCTCTCGCGCTTTCCATAAGGTCTCACCAGTATAGATCAAAAGGATGATAAGTGATATCATGGCAAAATTGGCATTGATCACTGCTGTCACGTTATAGGTTATTGCCAGCACCTGGGTTTCATAGAATCTGTTACTTTGTAATAATGATACCACCAGCAGAATCAGACCCGCAAAAGCGATAGTAATAAAATTTGCACTGCTGATTATTTCCTGAAATTCCAGCTTGATAAAGCTAAGACAGCGTTTCAGATTCTGCTTCCAGGAATAATCTTTATGCACAACAGGCACTTCAATCTCCACATAGCTGGTTTCAACCACCTTTTCCTTTTTGGCTTTCCCCGGAACCATGGTTTGACTGAATTTGAATTTCAGATACGTGATCAGCATCAATATCCCACCTGCTGCCAGCCAGATCAGTCTGTTCAAGAGCAATAACCCGGTAAAAGGAGGCATTTTTGTATTGCGTTCCACCACTGAGAAATTCTCATAAACCATTCCAACAGCATTCATCCCCATAGGATCGATCAGGGCCGCCACTTCCTTCATCTCCAATCTGTCGAATAACGCCGTACCAATGAAATATCCCACAAAAAGTACGATTCCTGCTATATATACCGGCAGCATCCTGCGTGTGGCAAATGCCAGTGAAAAGAATATTGCTCCGGTAAAAAGCACATTCGGCAGCACATTCACCAGATAAGGATATATATAATATAGTAAATTTACAGGACCAAAGGCAGCTTTATCAAGCCAGGGGCAAAATTGACCCACCAGCATCCCCAGTCCTGTTCCTGATAAAATAAATGTTAAGATCAATCCATTGGCAAAATACCTGCCCAGAAGATATGAAGCTTTGCTTACAGGTTTAGTGAAAAACATTGGATAAGTGTTATATTCAAAATCACGGTAAATACTGAAACCCATCACTGATGCCACTATGAATATGCCAAATAAGCCAAATATAGTGATCGCCGAATGGTTTATATAGGGTGAGTTCAAAGTAACTTTCTCACTGTTTATCATAACCCTGGTTCCAGTAAATGCCCCGGCAAGTGCATTCACGATCAGGATACCTAATATCAGAAATATCACAAAATAGATCCAGGTACTTAGTTTGCTGAGTCTGTATTTCATTTCAAAACCGAACACATTAAAGAACATTATACCCCCTCTATCATCTCATCCGCAGGGATTGTGGTGAAATATACATCCTCCAGATTGGCATCCTTGCCCGTAAATCCATCTCCTGGCATA
This window harbors:
- a CDS encoding M1 family aminopeptidase yields the protein MFFNVFGFEMKYRLSKLSTWIYFVIFLILGILIVNALAGAFTGTRVMINSEKVTLNSPYINHSAITIFGLFGIFIVASVMGFSIYRDFEYNTYPMFFTKPVSKASYLLGRYFANGLILTFILSGTGLGMLVGQFCPWLDKAAFGPVNLLYYIYPYLVNVLPNVLFTGAIFFSLAFATRRMLPVYIAGIVLFVGYFIGTALFDRLEMKEVAALIDPMGMNAVGMVYENFSVVERNTKMPPFTGLLLLNRLIWLAAGGILMLITYLKFKFSQTMVPGKAKKEKVVETSYVEIEVPVVHKDYSWKQNLKRCLSFIKLEFQEIISSANFITIAFAGLILLVVSLLQSNRFYETQVLAITYNVTAVINANFAMISLIILLIYTGETLWKAREHKLDGILDSQPVPNWVYLFSKFTALLLVQFCLILAASIAGIIYQVLKGFSDINLGLYAANLGLSMVSITLLAALIFLVHILANNKFAGHALAIGSYFLFSNFSLVGLEHPLFSYGRGGSWMYSDMNGFGNMLARWGSFRIYWAFLAAIFLVVGLLFYPRGRESSFRKRWQICQQRYGKDYKIALIIFLVGFIGMGSYIFYNENVLNEFKRTKTGELEQVNFEKKYQHYDDIAQPRYTDVYVQVDIYPGSNRAEVQGKMTARNKTSQPIDSLIVILNTDLDYNYFSMDREYRANVVDTDYGLYSYKLASPLLPGEDIVIEYDCTIQPKGYFPATSVVENGTFFNSMTFFPHLGYSDNYELSSEEKRKKYGLEPKLRMAKVDDEKARMNTYISDDADWVNYEAILSTSIDQTAITPGYLQKEWEENGRKYFHYKMDHPGLNFFCYVSARYEENHDVWTNESGEDVELTIYYDHHHPYNTERMIKALKSGLGYFSKNFGPYPDRQVRILEFPRYSSYAQSFVNTIPYSESIGFVADVRENSEDIDYPYNVTAHELGHQWWAHQVIGANVQGSVLMSEALAQYSSLMVMEKEYGKSQIGRFLKHELSSYLIGRGGESREELPLYLVESQQYIYYYKGAVIMYALRDYCGEKAVNSALKKYLQATAYEEPPYTNSLEFMEYIEPIVPDSLNYIIDDWFKKITLYDNKMKKAECWQEGKRKYRVELEFEMNKYYADGQGNDSKAEMNDLVEIVIFGNAYVKGKQVKRPVYQKKHRLNSGEHKLTVYTKRKPQEASIDGMFKLIDKNMLDNSVKVKIIDE